The DNA segment AGATCACCCATCAACCTGAGTTGTGTGCATATGTAACACGACTGCCTGTTGAACAATACGGAGTAGATGCGGCGATCCTTTACAAAGACATCATGTCTCCACTCCCGGCGATTGGTGTGGATGTTGAAATTAAAAAAGGAATTGGTCCAGTCATTCATAATCCAATAAAAAACAAAGCAGACATTGCTAAACTAGGAACGATCGATCCCGAAGCAGATGTTCCTTATGTACTGGATACGATTCGCCTGTTGACGAAAGAGCAGCTGAATGTACCATTGATTGGCTTCAGCGGTGCTCCGTTTACGCTGGCAAGCTATATGATTGAAGGTGGTCCTTCCAAGAATTATAATAAAACTAAAGCACTTATGTATAGCGACCCTGAATCGTGGTTTAAGTTGATGGATAAACTGGCTAATATGGTGATCACTTATGTACGATCCCAAGTAGCAGCCGGGGCACGTGCTATTCAGATTTTTGACTCTTGGGTAGGTGCCCTTAATGAAGCCGATTATCAAACCTATATTAAACCGGTGATGGACATCATCTTCAGTGAATTAAAATCTGAACAGGTCCCCCTAATTTTATTTGGTGTCGGGGCAAGGCATTTGGCCGAACAATGGGATGACCTGCCGATCGATGTACTTGGTCTTGATTGGAGGTTATCCGTGACAGAAGCGCGCGCGATGGGAATTAGAAAGCCGTTACAAGGGAACTTGGATCCTTCCATTTTGCTTGCTGAC comes from the Halobacillus shinanisalinarum genome and includes:
- the hemE gene encoding uroporphyrinogen decarboxylase encodes the protein MNNEWNDTILKAFRGEETDYTPVWFMRQAGRSQPEYRKLKEKYSLFEITHQPELCAYVTRLPVEQYGVDAAILYKDIMSPLPAIGVDVEIKKGIGPVIHNPIKNKADIAKLGTIDPEADVPYVLDTIRLLTKEQLNVPLIGFSGAPFTLASYMIEGGPSKNYNKTKALMYSDPESWFKLMDKLANMVITYVRSQVAAGARAIQIFDSWVGALNEADYQTYIKPVMDIIFSELKSEQVPLILFGVGARHLAEQWDDLPIDVLGLDWRLSVTEARAMGIRKPLQGNLDPSILLADWDVIEERTKQIIDEGKQHPAHIFNLGHGVTPDITPETLKRLTHLIHDYSKS